Genomic window (Magnolia sinica isolate HGM2019 chromosome 10, MsV1, whole genome shotgun sequence):
CTCACACGTCATCTACTGGAGGTGGTGCGGTTGGCGTAGAGGGATCAACCTCGGCAGTACGAGCACTTCTTCTATTCATAGTTGGCAATACTACACCGGTAAGTTAGACACAGTCCCATTGGGCATGCTAAAAACTTCTTGTTGTTGTTTTTGGCGCTGGGTGTgtgggcgtgccagaattgaaattgcggcttcaattcaaaccgaacaataaTGACCCTAAGCACCAAGATAGGTAAACACGTAGTGTATGATCGAGATTTGatgagatcggtcgcctattcatccactcgctcaatgtgtaaaattGGATCAGGTGATATTAaaagggtggggttcgtcctttgatgatgggttgcacctttgccttttgtacgaaaggacttttcgataTAGATAAAATGAAATTGGAAAAGGGATTCTTACAGTCGATCGCGAAAAATAGTTGCGGAACACCTTTCCAATTGATGAACAAAATCCAACGCACGAGTGCaggttcaaattacagctaaaagttACCCACTACTTGGTTAATGCTACATATTACActactatggaatgtaaaacagtaagcttaaaaagtaaaagattacactaggaaatgtaacttgtttgacacaaaaagtaaatgattacactatgaaatgtaatttGATTGGTAAATTGACAGGATAATTGAaggatagatttggtttgtttgggttggtatgagagtATTTTTCTTGCTGAATTCTTTTGTTATTTATAGTCTTTAATTTATCTACCCATCTAGATCCTTCCCACATTGTGATGGTCCATAACTGTTCGCCATTACTTGAACTCCTTTGTTTCTCCTCTCGCCGCTTGTCTTGTAACCACGTTTATGTGTTGGTTTTATGATTAAAAGGGAGTTTTTTGTAAATAGAGGCTCCCTGTCTTCTTAATTGATTTTCTGAAAAATGGGTTTTTGTAGGAATGGGTTTTCTGTAGCTACTTTTCACCCAGTAATGTCTCTATTTTAATATGTGGCACTGATGTAGTATCACATTACTTAGGACTTGAAATGTTTTGGAGGCTTCAAATCTAGCACAAATGGCATAGCTGTTGTTGTTGTCTTTTTTGGCAAACCTAAAATTCCATCCAATCATTTGAAATGTTTTGAAGGCTCAAATCCAATTCAAATTCCATCCAATCATTCACTTCTGCTTGATTTTTTGTTGTTTCTTAGTTTTTCCTCATTTTGATATAACCTTTCATACTATTAGAGGTCCAATTGTTAAGGTCCCTTGTCAGATGTTTAGTATCGGGCAAATTTTGAGTAATTTTCAGCTTAACCTTTTGTTGTTTCAATCCGAGCATTAGGATTTCTATGTCAGTTCTAATGACCTTTGCATCTTGTGTGGAAATCACAAACTAAGAGTATTATttgactcttcttttttttttcaaaacatagCTTCAGGAAAAAGGACCTCCACTTGATGTGAAGTTGCTGTTGTAGTAATGAGCATTTGAGCTCtagaaaaatcaaattattatatCCCATTCGTTTGTTTTCTTCCATGTCTCTAAGTTTTAGTAGAAATGTTATGATATGCATGCATGCCTGAAGTTCATTTTGTAGACAAGCCTTGTAAAATCCATCATCAGTTCtcatcaaggtattccgtatcagtatcggttggcgtaacggtaccCTTTGATACCGATATGGATACAGGGGCGTAATGGCCCGTAacgatgtaaaaaaaaaaatattttgccaaaaaaatatgaaaaaatatggattaaatccggaatattctaagcattccaaatatacattcatttataaattggaacatgtttatggtggtgtaacggtccactcctTGGTGagagttgtatcggactgtttgatgaatttatgaaccagacaacctagatttgactgcaaaactcatatatttaattttctaactatctactatcaatgatagatatattagaatgaatgtaatatgaaaatatcttacatgtgtaggtgtttgcaattatttttcataattcataaaaaaatataaaatgacaataacaatctgtaaaatgaacattaacatgttctactatgattaacacatcatattctaccattaaaacatcaaaacattcaataaaaaataatttttcgaattaaaaaaaagggccaaaaatagtgcgtaaatagaaaaaaattataaaaaaatataaaatgataataacaatctgtaaaatggatattaTTATCTTCTATTATGatcaacacatcatattctaccattaaaacaacaaaacattgaataaaaagtataaatacctatttttgaggaatttctggaaaatgACCCACagagcttcgaatcaagaaaatccttaatataagttatttttatttgtaatatCAAGCTATAAGTGGTCGAAAATAGTAATAGAATGATTTAGAAATAGTTTAGaagaaagaagtttcaaaaaaagtgaaaaaacagaccttaaaaagccaaaaaaaaaggaGGCATTTtttgaccgtaacggccgttacgaggcAGCAAAGGACATTATGCCcggtaacggccgttacggctatAGAATCAGGGGGGGTGACCGTTAtggccccgtatcgcgtaatggCCACGGCCGATATGCCCGTGTcataacggatacgggacaccctggTTCTCATAGAATTGTTTGATTTAGAACTGCATGCTATTGGGAGTGAAGTTTTGTGTCTAGGCAATGCGTTGGATACATCTGGGCTATATTAAGTTGTGTCGACCCATTTAATTGGCATGGAATGTCTTGCCCTTGCATGTTCCTACGAATCCGTGTTCTTGTTCTTGTTCCGTTTTTTGATCATTAACAAAGTTTTattaaagaaagggagaaagaaggtcGAAGGACTAGTGAATGCAGAGTGCAAGAATACAATCACTTCTTGTTTTGTTTCTCCTTACCCTTTATTCCCATTCTTGAACATTATGTAAGTTCAATTTGACTAAATTGTCTCACATCTATGAAATGGGGATAATCTTGCAATATTTTGGTGTTAAGTTTGTAATTTCAAGTTCTAGGAGGTTAATCTACAGAAATTAGACTGCTCCTCATCCAACAACGAGCAAGCTATGGTGCAAAAAAACATGTCAATTCGGTGATCCTATGCTtccgatcaatagcatgaaaatggacagtcaaggtcgactggagaaacaaaatagaTCCATCATTTTGAAGCATCTAGTAACAGATCACTCTTTGTATTTCATATGATTCTAAAgtaacactttgatttgatgattctaaccatgtgatttatggctcaTAAGCCATAGACAGATGTAACAAATTGatcccattcaaagggttaggttCATCAAATCAGCATGATTCTTGCAACATGGCTTGCTTCTAGTTGAATGCATGGTTCAAATCGACAATAGGTCACCTTGTGttccatttaaaaggtttggtgATTGTATCGCAGGTTGTCGAAGCCCATCGTTCAAACACTATCATGTCTTGATTCTCTCTAGaatcttatttgaaaaaaataaagtaTCAGCGATCTAAGCTAATGTTTACCAACTTTGAGAGTGCCAGTCAGGCACCCAAATCCAGCACATTATCAATAGTTCTATAGGTTGTACCGGCATGGGCTTCCAGGTGCATTATATGATTATTCTACATTTTCTGTGTGTAattataaatttcataatgattactTTGTGTAACTGGCGGAATGATGATGTTTGTGTAGTTACTACTTGCATATATCTAGTAAAATTTTCCAGTTCTAATCCGAGTCTAATGGATTATCATTGAAATCAATTATGCTTATAGCATATGAAATTGGTTGGAATGGTAAGTTATTTGACAGTGTGATTTTGTTTGTTCAGAACTGTGTATAGTGGTATATGGTATGTTTAATTGGGAGCTTTGGATCTAGTTGAATCTTACTAATGTCACAGTTTCTTCAATGTGTTTATTATCATATTTCTTCCGTACGCTAAATGGTTTTGGACTTATTTTATTAGCTTTTGACTGGAGTACCCTATCCAAAACAGTCGGGTAATTAACACAATACTGAAACGAATTCGAAAAAGATTGGTGGCATGGCCtcctcggctgctgctgctgctaattCATCACGTAATGGAAAAGGCATGGTTCCCCTGTATTGACATAACTCTGGAGGCTCTGACTTTGGCAACAACAGCCCCAAGATTGATCAGCTGATTCAAGAAGTGACACATCATAGCATAGATGGTGCATGGGAGGTCTGTGGCAAGAAATCTAAGAACTGAACTGGGAATGGTGCTGAGAAACAGAGGGGAGCCTCAACTGCTGCCCCAAAAGCCTGGGGGCATCCAGAAATGTCTCAAAAGTCGTCCATGTCTGATAATGGTCAAACAGGATGGGCTTCTGAAATTAATTGGCGACACAGACAGTTGATTCTAAGAGACAAGCTGGCAGAGTAAATGCAAAGCCAGTGTAATCTACTAGGTCTGGTTCCTCAAATGTTTCTGAATAGCATTTCTTTGCATTATCTGTTGAACAGAACATGATGCTGTGTAACAGAATCCAGCATTGCTGTTTACAATAATggtcaaaaaatttcaaaattaattaGATAGTTTCTGCCATCTTCCCTCTTTGTTCATTTTTGTGGTGGATGTGTCTATTGCTTCTGCAATCTGATCTTTTTCCCGCCTATGGTTGTTTCAGTTGGTGGATCTGGAAAACGTCTCCGTGGATCTTTTTCCCGCATAGTTGACCTTGAAGCAGCTGTCTGTCTTTGCACTGCCATTAAAGCCAATATCTTGGGCATAAACCTCAATGTCCCAGTCTCCCTAACCTTGCTATTGAACACTTGTGGGAAGAAGTGCCCATCTGGTAATAAATCATGTACTCATATGTATTAATGAGAAAAGCGATTCGTGATGGAATAAGATTGGTGCTTTCTTAGCAATGTATTAATGTGTAAAGTACAGGTACTGCATGCATGTGAGCTTTCACTTATAGTCTTGTATGTGGGACATCCAAACCGTGCAAAAGATTCATCAGACCATCAAGATGGCCTTCtatgaaaatcaggctggtctactGATTAGATCATCCAAGCTTGTATGTTGATTTGGACGATTAGACATCCATTGATTtcgactgtggcccacctgataaatagaCCAAGCCATCATGATAAATTGTTATTTTATGAATAAACCAAAGGCTCAAGCTGAAGGAAAACCGGTGAACAGTCACAACAGAAAATACATCTGATCTAGCTGTAAAAGCCTACAGTATAGTGGCGGCCAGCATAACTGCCGGTAAAGCCCTTAGTGACTGTGCTTTTACCGGCACTTACTTATACAAATCAGACATAATTATTCCTAATTAGTTCTCATAGGGAATGTTGAAGTATGACCATTGATTTGACAAACCGTCTATATATTTATATCTTAATATGTCAAGGAGTTCAGTGAGCCACTCAAATCATAATTGTAACGAAAGCGGATTGCCAACCACACCACACCATAGAtgaatcttgcatttaatgcaacacaAGCTTATTATTgcgttggatctaactcattttcgtgcacataccttaaaatatatgagagaagggatggacggtgtgaataaacagatacatcatagtgggtcggCCCATAGAACTGCCCATTCGGGGCTAGAGACCGGCGGGTAGGGCGAAATCCGTGTCCAATTGTAAGACCATCTGACtgttaattttgaaaaaaaaaaaaactcatctaaACCACTGGGCTTAGATAAGTCAATTGAATACTCACTGtgatgatctaaactgttcaattagtgggccattaaatgCTAAATCTTTGGCCAGCCTACAATCAAGCCCTGACCATTCCCACGTGTAGATTAAAACAAGAATACTCTCGCACGTTAGCATGCTCGCATGGGAAACAAGGCCCACTcgcatgaaaaaataaaaaataaaaaatgaaagaaacctCGAGCGCGAAACACTTCTTTCCGTTTTCTCTGTTGGAACGCACCAAGGATCCCACTAATACTAACTTAATAAATAAACTTTTTTGGACCCACCGTGATtgaatgtggtttatccacgccgttcatccgtttttccagctcattttagagattAATCCTGgcattgaatcatatccaaatctcaaatcgagCACTCCATAAGGAAACAgtcggaataatgatttccaccattgaaatcttcttagggcctacagtgatttttatttgtcatctaacctgttcataagattaaaaatatatggatgaagggaaaaaaattatgagattgatccaaaacttatgtggcactCCAAGAATtttacgttcaattaacactgtttattgagatgtggtccaattaaaagttggatatgcttcatttctgggctaaatttctaaatttatcttataaaatggatgacaagagtggataagatacataaataatggtggaccccaaagAGTTTCCGGGGAACTTCCTCTTCCGTTTCTTTCGTTCCGGAAATTCGGaaacggatttcctgccaaagccttcccgaaagaagttcctgcgcaaggatgttgggtgggggcACAgaaatgtttgtaagaaatccaccccgtccgaaACTTCGGATCCAAGAATGAATCCAGACCGTTCGTTCTTCGCAGCAGGATTTCCGGATCTTAGTGGAGTCCAAGAGATGGCTATAAAAAAGGCTATAAAAACCCTACCTgacgagagaaagagagatacagGAAGGATAAAGATAACGAGAACTTCACCAAGTCGTGAGAAATCCGATTTGGAACTGAGTCGCAACCGAGTCAGAGCTGAGTCAGGACAAGTTACACCGGTTTGGAATTGAGTCGAAACCGAGTCAGAGCTGAGTCAGGGCGAGTTACACCGAGTTTAGTCTGATTTAATAAAGTGAGTTGCCGCTTACCTCTTCTCGCATTAGTAATCTCATATGAGCATGATTCAAAATTCGATTCAAGAATATTAGACTTATGTAACATTATCGTTGGATTTGTGACTTCTTTAGTAGTTTGAATTTATGAATTGGAATTTCGTTATTTTGTTTTCACTGTCGTCACTTGTTGAAAATTCATATTGCTATTTTCTGTTTTTGAGGTTGTCTTTTGAGAGGGTATAAATTTGAGACGATCTTAATGATTTATGTAAAATTTAATGATCTATGGTTAGAaatcttataattacatgaatATATTTTGACGCCTCGAAAAGTCTTAAAAATTAAGTGCTTGATTGTGAAAGACTTTGGAAAGAACTTTGTTTGATTCATGCATTGCACGGTTGAAAACTCCAATTATTACCTTTGGGTGAGTATCCTGGTGTGTACAATAGGTCCCTTAATTACCTTATGGTGAGCATCCAAGTGTGTACAATAATCCTGTGCAATATTCTCCAGCTAAGCACTTACGTGTGTGCAATAGACAGTATACTTCATCAATTGTATTTGGGTTAGATAAGTGCCCGGGTGTGTCCAATTTACCAATTTTTGTGTCTGGTGTATATTCTATTGATCGTAGCGAATTGGGTGAGTGCCCGAGTGTGTACAAGAGGCCAGATTTGCAGGCCTGACAGATATTTGTGAAAGTTCATGCACACTTACATACTCCTACATACCAACACTGTCCCTCcgtttttttaatattattttagggcattatcccaaacatgaagcagatccaattatggGGGGAATGTTTCAtaagaaactgtggtgattgaaccacctaccattaaaaacctcttaagacacaccttaatgtttccgtagtgtttatttgccatctaatctattgataaggtcacaaaggcatggatgaagggaaaaaaaacaaatattagcttgatccaaaacctctgtggtTTATTAAAGGTTAATAATCATTAATTCTAATGAAACGGTCTATCCAATAATTGGATTTACTTCATGTTtaggataataccctaaaatgatccggaaaaacagatggatggagtagatacataatacatatatcaaggtggggcccacaataaggGCCTCACCATCTTgatgaggccggggtctcaccaaaTCCACTTGCACGGGTGATTGCTACAAATTTTTAAGTGTTGAAGTTTTATGAGCCTGATTTAGTAGTATAAGCTAAAgcctgtttggatttgagatGTATTATTGATTTACTTTGATCCAAGTATTTTTGTAATAGAAATGTAATATTTACCATGATCCCTTCATCTAATATCATGTtttatttcactttttttttttccagctccaAGGAAACACAGTTGCATAATCTTGAGTGATCAGTAATATTGAGAAGGATGTACATCGCTGACTGGTCCCAACTTCAAAATGAACTGTTACGTACAATCGCTGAATTATTATCTGCCAATAGGGATTATCTAGCATTTCGTGCCACTTGCAAGTCATGGCGATCAGCCGTGGAGGAAATGCCTCTTCATTACCCTTACCAGCTACCACTGTTAATGCTTCCATATGACAAGAACGTCAAGGCATACAGTGCCTTTAGTTTATCTGATAACAAGATATTTTACCTCAAGCTATCAGAGGTTCCTGGGCTAAGGTATTGTGGTTCTTCCAATGGTTGGCTGGTTGCAGTAGATGAGACCCCTGCTATTCATTTATTTAATCCATTTACTAAGAGCCAGATCGAACTTCCTCCAATAACAACGTTTTCTGAAGTACTAGGGTTTGACAAATCCAAAGTGGGTGCAGAGTACAATGTACGGTCTTTATTCGATGGTGTAGTGGAAACTCCAAACTCGGAATGGATAAGAACCCGCTTCATAAAAAAGGCTGTGGTATCCTCAGACCCTACATCGAATCCCAACTATGTTGTTATGGCCATCCATGGTGAGCGTCAAAAATTGGCATTCTGTAGACATGGAGACAAGGAGTGGACCGTAATTGAAAAGATATGGTGTCCTTATTGTGACATTGTGTGTTATAAAGAACAATTCTATGTGGTAGACTCTAATGGAAGAGTTGCAATTTGCAACATTGATGGTCCTCCCGATGCAGTGGAGGTCATGCCACAAATGAATATCTATGTGCCGCCACAAATGGATATCTATCAACAGACAATGTATTTAGTGGAATCAATGGGGGAGCTGTTACAGGTTGTTAGATATTGTCAAGACATTCATACCGGTGAGGATGTTAGATATTGTGAAGACATTCATAATTGGATATattataccgttagattcaaagTTTTTAAGATGGATATAAGTAGATGGAAGAGGTTTGAGGTGAAAACTCTTGGTGATTGTATGTTGTTCTTAGGCTCAAATTACTCATTATCTCTCTCGGCTCATGATTTTCCCAGATTCAAAAGAAATTGTATTTACTTTACTGATGACGCAGTATATTCGTATAAGGCTGGTGTACGAGGGGGTCATGATTTAGGCATGTTCAACTTGGAGGATAATAGCATCACATCGTTGCCATGCCAATACCATTCAAGCAATGACTTGGGAATGATTTGGCCTCCACCCATATGGTTGCACACATCTTATCGTCGTAATGATGCATTGGAAGAATAATtgcatttgttttttttaaaaaaaaattatttctcaAATACACATTCGATTAACATTAATTCTTTCCACTATTCTTGTTAGTTTATATTATTAGATGTTTAGTAATTTGATGAGAGAGTGAAAAAGTAAACTTGGAAGTTTGACCATAATATCTATGTGCATTTAGaaatttagattttcattttcttaCTAAGTTCTATGAAGTTAAACATACAATAGAAACAAGTTTTCATAGTTAAGTTGCTTCAATTCCAATCTGAAGTTAGATTGTTTTGCTTTATATTGATTATACAAGGAAGCCAGTGTAACAGTAATCACCTAATTGGAGGACTTATTACCTCCGTCTAACGGTTATTCACCTGtccatgtggggtctaccatcAGCATACTCATCATGCTAATCCAAATATAATTCATTAATGCAAAACCCATAACAGAGCAATTAGGACAAAGACACTGATGACTAAAAAGCTTCCAAATTGTGTGGGGCTAGCCATGTCTTTTTATTGTGTACgcctaaactttttttttttttttggggccgtCATTAGATGCTCTCACCTTAGATGGATGGATAGCCCAAAATTCAGGTCATTCCAAATAATTTTAAAGGTATTCAGAACAATTTGACATGGGTTTGGACCACTTCATATTTGGATTAGCCTCACTTTTTAGTTCCAAGGGAAACATGAAAGGGCATACATTATTTGTAGTGGTTCCATGCGGATCTAAAATGGAAGTAATATAGAGCcttgacaaaaaataaaaaataaaaaatcccgaGGAAGTAGAAAGCACATAGAAGACGACcccatgtttatgtgaaatccacccaccTAACAGGTGCATCACCCCATGCTAGACTAATTGCTGCACAGCCGCCCACACGAACCCTAACCggctaaccctctctctctccactcttgTCACACCTCAAAATTCGGgtatagagtgtgcaccctcaggctcgagtttcagttcgtaactcgtacacaaagtgtactaatttaatttcTTAATCGGTTTAATCAGAGAtaataattatattcaatataaggtccagcataatctcaatcacacatacataatacttagcaccaatcaactaaacatatataaatcttgacgacccttaaaataaaatgaaccttaaaatcattcacttattataccattatactataatgatatttattccatgctaacattatttcaaagaaataaatctaaataattgcttaaagtctcaaaataaatactagtatgcattatcaaactatgctaacaaaataaaatatataataaaaaattgtctaataccgccacttcatcttcagataagtatgcccatgtttcaggtgggtcgtgttcaggtacagtagatccttccggtttTACGTCACATCATCTGTTAATAGCTCATCTGTtcgattttttcatcaataaaaatggaAGCTgaccaggcttagtgatataatcCAGCATAGCTCATAAtaatagcaattaaaataatacataaaaatgtatataaaatgatatggatgcaaatggtgtgtaaatgcatcagatgagatgatcgtccatctgcttgggttggaggtcgtcaacttgcatccacccgttgggtaggcttccacctttcggtaggcttgggtaTAGCCCACATCCGGTAATGCTCTATTAAGATTgaacatttcttccagggagggcccctaggatcgactaTGCATTATGTAATGtaatgaatgagggatgatatgtaaatgcatattttttatatttgcatcattgtctcgattaaaatattcacatataaatttatcgtacaattatcatatcaaaatattcaaaccaataaatcaatcaaacaatcataatgatttattttaattttaataaattatgagATAAGTTGCGTTACTCTcctgagtttggtagtattgactctgcaatgtaattaggttaATTTGAATTCtggggtcctatcaattatatcaacgatattattattcatttatttgtattacatggtggggtccacctttgattaacattctaagtggccaaatctaaaataatcaaataattaaaattatatgtttatgtaaatttaattatcaagatttagattttctttttaagatcctgaaattgaatgtcaaataattaatcggggtAACCCatcggatgattggatcatccagatttgGGTCTTTTTTAttttcgacggataaaatccgtcgtttaatctgTGATGGATAAGGTCGGTCACATCCTTGCGACAGATAGAATCCGTCGTAAACAATAAAAAATCCGtcggtaaaattcaaaaaattagtggTCACTTGTAACATTAGCAACGGACAAAAATTATCCGTCGCTAATGTGATTAAGCGACGTACCTCAAATACGTAGATTTTTCaatgttcagaaattagcgacggatttggtccgtcgctaaaatatctgtgaataaaaaagaatattgataaattattattttattttattttattaatcttacacttgatagtcattcaaaaaataattcacactaatatttgataagaatcctattcacaaaattggtaacaactcaattcaataaaagaggaaatgacccaagtggcccactccaaacaAAATTGACTTTTAACTCTCCCCCCcccatacaaaagaaattacccgaaacttcaactgttggctatgccttgccttgaatTCCCTACTTGGTGTCttctcttgttcaaccttcttttgagcccttcctacatatattacatgcaaccagattcaatccaagaaaagacTAGTTTAGTCAAACcttcatatattacaaataactTGCTCAAATCCATGACAAGTGAatagtttaatcaactgaaaccatttaacaaaataaaagattagaattcatcctagccattagaggttcaggtAAGAGCATTTCTTAACTTCATAGCATTCACTGAGAGAGCacaatacagttttttttttttttttttttcacaatgaaAAATTATTCTCATCCAGAGGGAAAGAGTGAAAACAGTCATGTTCTAAAGCATCCAAAGCAAACAGTAGCAACAGATAACTTTGGTCTATGGCTGCTAAACGGTAGAGTTTACGTTGTTCCTAGTGTTAAGTTACAATCATTGAGGAAAACAGAACGCAACGTCAGAAACAGTGTTTACCTGATGCAAGGAAAAAAACCGCATATGGAAAGAGATAATACCAGAACATAAGTGCAAAATCAGCAGATAAACAAAGGCCCACTTTGTACATCAAGCATGCCCTCATCGCCCAGGATCAAAAGGCTGCATTGGCAATTGACTCACTCTCCCATCTCAATCACCTTCTGCTGCGTCTCTGACATCAATTGTAAAACTGTATTCCTGGTCACATCCTAGATACGAATCACACATAAAATACAGCATATGTGACTTCTTTCCAACTTCTGCAGGAGCAGTGAAGTCAAGCTTGACTATTGCCCTCCGTTGCAGCGACACCCCTCTTTATCGCTAG
Coding sequences:
- the LOC131217613 gene encoding F-box protein SKIP23-like, with translation MYIADWSQLQNELLRTIAELLSANRDYLAFRATCKSWRSAVEEMPLHYPYQLPLLMLPYDKNVKAYSAFSLSDNKIFYLKLSEVPGLRYCGSSNGWLVAVDETPAIHLFNPFTKSQIELPPITTFSEVLGFDKSKVGAEYNVRSLFDGVVETPNSEWIRTRFIKKAVVSSDPTSNPNYVVMAIHGERQKLAFCRHGDKEWTVIEKIWCPYCDIVCYKEQFYVVDSNGRVAICNIDGPPDAVEVMPQMNIYVPPQMDIYQQTMYLVESMGELLQVVRYCQDIHTGEDVRYCEDIHNWIYYTVRFKVFKMDISRWKRFEVKTLGDCMLFLGSNYSLSLSAHDFPRFKRNCIYFTDDAVYSYKAGVRGGHDLGMFNLEDNSITSLPCQYHSSNDLGMIWPPPIWLHTSYRRNDALEE